A section of the Marinoscillum sp. 108 genome encodes:
- a CDS encoding response regulator, with amino-acid sequence MIKVALADDHEIVRHGIKMVLEDDPEIQVIWEASDGQEAVEKMDSDAPDVLVVDIRMPLMTGLEVTHQLKKNNDEVKIIVLTMHDDSEYIVKALEYGADGYLLKDTNKAEFNKAVHMVHNGQKYFSGDISTTIVDFYRNGGPRPGTGSEPGGSNSEDYQLTKREKQILKLIYEGVSNKDVAETLGKSVRTIETHRFNIMKKLEVNNITELLKKVEREGLDKML; translated from the coding sequence GACCCTGAGATCCAGGTAATATGGGAAGCCTCTGACGGGCAGGAAGCCGTAGAAAAAATGGACTCAGACGCCCCAGATGTGCTCGTGGTGGACATTCGCATGCCGCTGATGACCGGACTGGAAGTGACGCATCAGCTCAAAAAAAACAATGACGAGGTGAAAATCATCGTGCTCACCATGCATGATGACTCAGAGTACATCGTCAAAGCACTCGAATACGGGGCAGACGGCTATCTTCTGAAAGACACCAACAAGGCAGAGTTTAACAAAGCCGTGCACATGGTGCATAATGGACAGAAATATTTCAGCGGAGACATCTCCACCACCATTGTGGATTTTTACAGAAATGGGGGCCCTCGTCCCGGCACCGGATCAGAACCCGGTGGATCAAATTCCGAGGACTATCAGCTCACCAAGCGTGAAAAGCAAATCCTAAAATTGATTTATGAAGGAGTATCCAACAAGGACGTGGCTGAAACCCTTGGGAAAAGTGTCCGCACGATAGAGACTCACCGCTTCAACATCATGAAAAAGCTGGAGGTCAATAATATCACTGAATTGTTGAAAAAAGTAGAACGCGAAGGGCTGGATAAGATGTTGTAG
- the glp gene encoding gephyrin-like molybdotransferase Glp produces the protein MVSIEEAFERIAKQRPVRVKQDVYLSEAVGLHLADVVVSPMDIPVFDNSAMDGYALCGESDTYRIIGEVAAGSQSELTLAPGQAARIFTGARVPKGTTAVIMQEKTLVEGHALSLTEIPAAGANVRIKGEEIRQGQEVFQAGHYINAATVGMLLSLGITSVSVFARPRVGILITGNELVTAGEPLGEGQIYESNGGSLQAALQQLPVEVTGVTKVTDDLESTSRAIRDLLDEADILLISGGISVGDYDFVKEALAQNEVEELFYKVDQKPGKPLFFGKRKHQFVYALPGNPASSLTCFYLYVTPLIHQFLGGAAKVPERVRLGHDFEVRGARPTFYRAKVEEGVATILDKQSSSMLHSFALGNGLVFLSPGTHNKGVEIPVWYY, from the coding sequence ATGGTAAGCATCGAAGAGGCATTTGAACGCATTGCGAAGCAGCGCCCGGTCAGGGTGAAGCAGGACGTTTACCTTTCTGAGGCTGTAGGTTTACATCTGGCAGATGTGGTGGTTTCCCCAATGGACATCCCTGTATTTGACAACTCAGCGATGGATGGCTATGCCCTGTGTGGGGAGTCTGATACGTACCGGATCATTGGTGAGGTGGCTGCGGGCAGTCAAAGTGAACTAACATTGGCCCCTGGACAGGCCGCGCGAATTTTTACCGGTGCCAGGGTACCGAAAGGTACCACGGCCGTGATTATGCAGGAAAAAACGCTTGTGGAGGGTCATGCACTTTCCCTTACGGAAATACCCGCCGCAGGAGCTAATGTGAGAATAAAAGGTGAAGAAATCCGCCAGGGACAGGAAGTGTTTCAGGCAGGGCACTACATCAATGCCGCGACCGTAGGCATGTTACTTTCCTTAGGAATTACCAGTGTGTCGGTTTTCGCAAGGCCACGTGTGGGCATTCTGATTACAGGAAATGAGCTGGTCACAGCCGGGGAGCCGTTGGGGGAGGGCCAGATTTATGAGAGCAACGGAGGTTCCCTCCAGGCGGCTTTGCAGCAGTTGCCTGTGGAAGTCACCGGAGTAACAAAGGTGACAGACGATTTGGAATCCACCAGTCGTGCAATCCGTGACCTGCTTGATGAGGCGGATATTCTCCTGATCAGTGGCGGCATCTCGGTGGGTGATTATGATTTTGTCAAGGAAGCGCTCGCCCAGAATGAAGTGGAGGAGTTATTTTATAAAGTGGATCAAAAGCCTGGAAAACCCCTCTTTTTTGGGAAAAGAAAGCACCAGTTTGTCTATGCGCTCCCAGGAAACCCCGCCTCATCGCTGACCTGCTTTTATCTTTATGTGACCCCACTTATTCATCAGTTTTTGGGTGGGGCTGCAAAGGTTCCTGAAAGGGTGAGACTCGGTCACGATTTTGAAGTGCGGGGAGCAAGGCCTACTTTCTACCGCGCGAAAGTGGAGGAGGGGGTTGCTACCATTCTGGATAAGCAGAGTTCCTCGATGCTGCACTCTTTTGCCCTGGGCAATGGGCTCGTTTTTTTATCTCCTGGTACCCACAATAAAGGAGTTGAAATCCCCGTTTGGTACTATTGA
- a CDS encoding metallophosphoesterase, with product MRLLFSLLLIAVSTLASGQEVSVYLIGDAGAPTSPDRNLDFLQKITKEAKATDVLIFLGDNLYPDGLPSKEDPARGTMENKLNASLNIMKAFKGRSIILPGNHDWSRGGKDGWKKVLNMQRYVDEYMGTSTVFLPRDACPGPVEIPLTNALTLLIVDTQYFLHPWDKPGREDGCESKSTAEALEELDDLLKRNADKLVIVAGHHPMHSYGPHGGQYTLKQHIFPLTDVNRKLWIPLPILGSIYPIFRSVFGSRQDITNPRYKLVRNTMVKSFAQVKDLVYVNGHEHSLQYIRKDSAHYITSGSGSKSSNVSDGANSLFSSAKRGFAQLTYHAGGSVDLKFFNGDLQEKIYDSPIYTKKVNHKSNEMLKANYSDSTVVRPISLRYAIKSNTHEFWLGENYRQLWSTPVSMPVFNIDQEHGGLEILKLGGGNQTKSLRLEAKNGRQYVLRSLDKYTTKLLAAPLYETLAADIVQDQISAANPYGVFAIPPLAEAAGIYHTNPQLMYVLDDPRFGPYQSLFAHMPVLYEERPNDDAASEDYFGGGEKIEGTPDVIATIQGDNDEVIDQDFALRNRLFDMLIGDWDRHEDQWRWVRLDQSDKGHYWRPIPRDRDQAFFVNEGMIGWAASRKFALPNTEGFDEKMDYPPGFNASARFFDRTFLNALDWSQWEKQIDILNTRLTNELIDSAFNVWPDTIRLQAAQETSRILKARRDDMRRYARIYYLFLSREVEVVGTNKHEYFLVERISNEATRVTVHKRKKDGEVLQIIYQRTFLSSETEEIRLYGLEGEDVFEIKGQVKSGIRIRIIGGEDNDKITDHSRVNGLKHHTVVYDLKQNTQLHPSKETKSRLSNNINVNAYNRTAFEYDKLIPLASVEFNFDDGLFLGGGFILTKEGWRKDPFAARHQLKINGAFETGAVNLYYNGTLSDVIEWWDLNLDFTLQRPFGVSNFFGFGNESSYDFKGQGDASGFEDEIDFYRIRFERSQTYLNLAHSIGAKGSFRMGPEHLSYELENKIQDRYIHQPNSGTDPEALYKSHQYVGYRAEIATNTRNHPELPTSGVFAQLIYGSYYGLNARSRNFSTLKGEFIFYLSTRIPSKVTFANRIGAQFNEGSLEFFNGAILDKETLRGYRRGRFIGEASLYHNFDLRAKLFSFKTYLFPASVGILGFHDIGRVWLKSEQSDTWHTSKGFGLWVAPLNQLVVTANMAFSKEETLPTVTFGYQF from the coding sequence ATGAGATTACTTTTCTCCCTGTTGCTTATTGCGGTAAGTACCCTGGCCTCGGGACAGGAGGTTTCTGTCTACCTCATCGGAGACGCTGGGGCTCCGACATCTCCAGATCGCAACCTGGATTTCTTACAAAAAATCACCAAAGAGGCAAAAGCCACAGACGTCCTCATCTTTCTGGGTGACAATCTTTATCCTGATGGCCTCCCTTCCAAAGAGGACCCTGCCCGTGGCACCATGGAAAACAAACTCAACGCCTCCCTCAACATCATGAAGGCATTCAAAGGTCGCTCAATCATTCTCCCTGGCAACCACGACTGGTCTCGTGGCGGAAAAGATGGATGGAAAAAAGTGCTCAACATGCAGCGCTATGTGGATGAATATATGGGCACGTCAACCGTCTTCCTCCCCAGAGATGCCTGCCCCGGGCCTGTGGAGATCCCACTTACCAATGCCCTCACACTTTTGATTGTGGATACTCAGTACTTTCTTCATCCATGGGATAAGCCTGGTCGTGAAGATGGCTGTGAGTCAAAATCTACGGCAGAGGCACTTGAGGAGCTCGATGATCTTCTGAAAAGAAATGCGGATAAACTTGTGATAGTAGCCGGACATCATCCCATGCATAGCTATGGCCCTCATGGTGGCCAGTACACATTGAAACAGCATATTTTTCCTTTGACAGATGTAAACCGGAAACTATGGATTCCGCTGCCAATCTTGGGCAGCATTTACCCCATCTTTCGATCCGTATTTGGAAGCAGGCAAGATATCACCAACCCACGGTACAAATTGGTGCGAAATACCATGGTCAAGTCATTTGCCCAGGTGAAGGATCTGGTATATGTCAATGGCCATGAGCATTCGCTTCAGTACATCCGCAAGGACTCTGCCCATTACATCACCAGCGGATCAGGATCCAAATCTTCCAATGTATCTGACGGAGCTAATTCCCTCTTTAGTAGTGCAAAGCGCGGCTTTGCTCAGCTCACCTATCATGCGGGAGGGTCGGTTGATCTGAAGTTTTTTAATGGCGATTTGCAGGAAAAGATTTATGACAGTCCTATCTACACAAAGAAAGTAAACCATAAATCAAATGAGATGCTTAAGGCAAATTACAGCGACAGCACCGTAGTGCGCCCGATTAGTCTCAGGTATGCCATCAAATCCAATACACATGAATTTTGGCTGGGAGAAAACTACAGACAACTCTGGTCCACACCAGTCTCCATGCCGGTTTTCAACATTGATCAGGAACATGGAGGGCTGGAAATTCTTAAACTGGGAGGTGGCAACCAAACCAAATCCTTGAGGCTAGAAGCAAAGAACGGCCGTCAGTACGTACTCCGATCACTTGATAAGTACACAACCAAACTCCTCGCTGCTCCGCTCTATGAGACATTGGCAGCAGACATAGTGCAGGATCAGATCTCTGCTGCTAATCCCTATGGCGTCTTTGCCATACCTCCACTGGCAGAGGCTGCGGGCATCTATCACACCAACCCACAGCTGATGTATGTGCTCGATGATCCGCGATTCGGGCCTTATCAGTCATTGTTCGCCCATATGCCGGTGCTCTATGAAGAACGTCCAAACGATGACGCGGCTTCAGAGGATTATTTTGGAGGTGGAGAAAAAATAGAAGGAACACCTGATGTGATTGCTACCATACAAGGGGATAATGATGAAGTAATCGATCAGGATTTTGCTCTTCGGAACAGACTCTTTGATATGCTGATAGGTGATTGGGACAGGCATGAGGATCAATGGCGCTGGGTACGTTTAGACCAATCGGATAAGGGACACTACTGGAGACCCATCCCCAGGGACCGTGATCAGGCTTTCTTTGTCAATGAGGGGATGATCGGCTGGGCGGCATCCAGGAAATTTGCCCTTCCCAATACTGAGGGATTTGACGAGAAGATGGATTATCCACCCGGGTTCAATGCCAGTGCACGTTTTTTCGACCGCACCTTTTTAAATGCACTGGACTGGTCACAATGGGAGAAACAGATCGACATCCTGAATACCCGACTCACCAATGAACTGATCGACAGTGCTTTTAACGTTTGGCCAGACACTATCCGACTCCAGGCTGCCCAAGAGACCTCCCGGATACTCAAAGCGCGAAGAGACGACATGAGAAGGTATGCCCGTATATATTATCTGTTTCTCTCCCGAGAGGTGGAAGTGGTGGGTACCAACAAACACGAATATTTTTTAGTGGAGAGAATCAGCAATGAAGCCACCCGAGTCACAGTACATAAGCGAAAAAAGGATGGAGAGGTACTGCAAATCATCTATCAGCGCACCTTCTTGAGCAGTGAAACTGAGGAAATCCGACTATACGGACTAGAGGGCGAGGATGTATTCGAAATTAAAGGACAGGTGAAAAGCGGCATCCGGATCCGAATTATTGGCGGGGAAGACAACGACAAAATCACCGACCATTCCCGTGTAAATGGGCTTAAGCACCACACGGTGGTTTATGACCTGAAGCAAAACACACAACTCCACCCGTCGAAAGAAACCAAATCCAGGCTAAGCAACAACATAAACGTCAATGCTTACAACCGCACGGCTTTTGAATATGACAAACTCATCCCTCTGGCCAGTGTGGAGTTCAACTTTGATGATGGTTTGTTTTTGGGTGGTGGTTTTATTCTGACCAAAGAGGGTTGGCGCAAGGATCCCTTTGCTGCCCGGCATCAACTCAAAATCAATGGTGCGTTTGAAACCGGGGCTGTTAACCTTTATTACAACGGCACGCTAAGTGATGTTATTGAATGGTGGGACTTGAACCTTGACTTTACTCTTCAGCGCCCATTTGGGGTATCCAATTTTTTTGGCTTTGGAAACGAATCGTCCTATGATTTTAAGGGCCAAGGTGATGCCAGTGGTTTTGAGGATGAAATTGATTTCTACCGGATCAGGTTTGAGCGTTCGCAAACTTACCTTAACCTCGCACATAGTATAGGAGCGAAAGGTAGTTTCAGAATGGGTCCCGAACACCTATCTTATGAGTTGGAAAATAAAATCCAGGATAGATACATACACCAACCTAATAGCGGGACTGATCCAGAGGCCTTATACAAAAGCCATCAGTATGTAGGCTATAGGGCGGAGATAGCCACGAACACTCGCAACCATCCAGAACTGCCCACTAGCGGTGTATTTGCACAACTGATATATGGAAGTTACTATGGCCTGAATGCGCGCTCCAGAAATTTTAGTACACTGAAGGGAGAATTTATTTTCTATCTATCCACTCGCATCCCGTCCAAAGTCACCTTTGCCAATCGAATAGGTGCACAATTCAACGAGGGAAGTCTGGAATTTTTCAATGGGGCCATTTTGGACAAGGAAACTCTACGCGGATACAGAAGAGGTCGGTTTATTGGAGAAGCTTCCCTTTATCATAATTTTGATTTACGGGCTAAACTGTTCAGTTTCAAAACCTACCTATTTCCCGCAAGCGTGGGTATTCTCGGCTTCCATGATATAGGGCGGGTTTGGCTAAAATCTGAACAGTCTGACACCTGGCATACAAGTAAAGGCTTTGGACTGTGGGTCGCACCCCTGAATCAGTTGGTGGTCACGGCTAATATGGCATTTTCAAAGGAAGAGACATTACCCACAGTTACCTTTGGGTATCAGTTTTAG
- a CDS encoding SdiA-regulated domain-containing protein, with translation MINLFLFLTLAQSSCSTASFREQADSLFLITDDVNVYYNLKIPDDKYFLPYSLSEISGITHLNDTHLLCVEDEGGKVYEYNLLKRKITNTIAFSNPGDFEGIELVGDTIYVLESDGDIYEFTYTKHSTTRATKHENQLSRKNDTEGLGYNPYTGRLMIACKEDEDIEGTNAKGKAVYEFDLHTKRLVTPPLFEISREKMDDFFEAHRDFEYDKNRIKFEPSGIAYNPLDGHFYLLASVGKLLVVLDRNGTIKATYPIAPRVLSQPEGISFSSQGVLYISSEGEGDKGYILKFSPHKK, from the coding sequence GTGATTAATCTCTTCCTATTTCTGACACTTGCCCAATCCAGCTGCTCCACCGCTTCTTTTCGAGAGCAAGCAGACAGCCTTTTTCTTATTACGGACGATGTAAATGTTTATTATAACCTAAAGATACCCGATGATAAATATTTCCTACCTTATTCACTCTCAGAGATTTCAGGAATCACTCATCTCAACGACACTCACCTCCTTTGCGTAGAGGATGAGGGCGGAAAAGTTTATGAGTATAACCTTCTCAAAAGAAAGATTACTAACACCATCGCTTTCAGTAATCCCGGAGATTTTGAAGGGATTGAGCTTGTAGGAGACACCATCTACGTGCTGGAAAGTGATGGAGACATTTATGAGTTTACTTACACCAAACACAGCACCACCAGAGCTACAAAACACGAAAACCAACTCAGCCGAAAAAATGATACGGAGGGGTTAGGCTATAACCCATACACCGGCAGACTCATGATTGCCTGCAAAGAGGATGAGGACATAGAAGGGACAAACGCCAAAGGAAAAGCGGTCTACGAATTTGACCTTCACACAAAAAGACTGGTTACACCACCACTTTTCGAGATTAGTAGAGAAAAAATGGATGATTTTTTTGAAGCACATAGGGATTTTGAATATGACAAGAATCGAATCAAATTTGAACCCTCAGGAATTGCGTATAATCCGCTGGACGGTCACTTCTACTTGCTCGCTTCAGTCGGAAAACTACTGGTGGTTTTGGATCGAAATGGCACCATCAAAGCCACATATCCCATTGCACCCAGAGTGCTCAGTCAGCCAGAGGGCATTTCCTTTTCTTCCCAGGGAGTTTTGTACATCAGCTCTGAAGGTGAAGGTGACAAAGGATACATTCTGAAGTTTAGTCCACATAAAAAATGA
- the moaA gene encoding GTP 3',8-cyclase MoaA gives MNITDTFGRKHNYLRISVTDRCNLRCFYCMPEEGIELTEKDHLMSLEEIIAIARQFTELGVDTIRLTGGEPLVRKNFAYLIEELSKLPVTLKLTTNGILLDKYFDLFERIGLKKINISLDSLDQAKALYMTKRDYFPRIMANIEEALKRGFQIKLNIVLIKGVNDAEIKDFVGLTRDKNINVKFIEFMPFKGNQWDWSKGVSEEEILKEVSHHFGEPQKQQDPAHSTSSNYQVPGFQGSFGVVSTITKPFCEGCNRIRLTADGKMKNCLFATAETDLLTPHRAQADLKPLIFEAIKGKKFSRDGMEVMEQSHYEENRSMISIGG, from the coding sequence ATGAACATCACCGATACTTTTGGACGAAAGCATAATTACCTGCGCATCTCTGTGACGGATCGGTGCAATCTGCGCTGCTTCTACTGTATGCCAGAGGAAGGGATTGAGCTTACGGAAAAGGACCACCTGATGTCTCTGGAGGAAATCATTGCCATTGCCCGGCAGTTTACAGAATTGGGGGTGGACACCATCAGGCTTACAGGTGGGGAGCCGCTCGTGCGCAAAAACTTTGCTTACCTTATCGAGGAGCTGTCAAAGCTTCCGGTCACGCTTAAGCTGACGACCAATGGGATTTTGCTGGACAAATACTTTGATCTCTTCGAAAGAATTGGCCTTAAAAAGATCAATATCAGCCTGGATTCTTTGGACCAGGCCAAGGCACTTTATATGACCAAGCGTGATTACTTTCCGCGGATCATGGCCAATATAGAGGAGGCGCTGAAGCGTGGGTTTCAGATCAAACTGAACATTGTGCTGATCAAGGGAGTGAATGATGCGGAAATCAAAGACTTTGTGGGGCTAACCAGAGATAAAAACATCAACGTTAAGTTTATAGAGTTTATGCCTTTCAAAGGCAATCAGTGGGATTGGAGCAAGGGCGTAAGCGAAGAGGAAATTTTGAAAGAAGTGAGCCACCATTTTGGTGAGCCACAAAAGCAACAGGATCCGGCGCACAGTACTTCTTCCAATTATCAGGTGCCCGGTTTTCAGGGCTCTTTCGGGGTGGTGAGCACCATCACCAAGCCCTTTTGCGAGGGATGTAATCGGATTCGCCTGACGGCCGATGGGAAGATGAAAAATTGTCTTTTTGCGACCGCAGAAACGGATCTGCTAACCCCGCACCGTGCTCAGGCGGATTTGAAACCGCTGATCTTTGAAGCCATCAAAGGGAAGAAGTTTTCCCGGGATGGTATGGAAGTGATGGAGCAGTCGCATTATGAAGAAAACCGATCCATGATATCAATAGGCGGGTGA
- a CDS encoding adenylate/guanylate cyclase domain-containing protein, whose amino-acid sequence MKKLLPGYLNTEIVKSEIKRLEVFIGFLLTGVALSLFMQIRHFNLMRDTFRNPFSFPFILLTAALMIALFTAGRKWVLRLQRKGRRLPRTYFWYTVLMEVSIPSLWLVVTSLIEETSSLLDSPIVFVFFILIIVSSLHLDFWLSACMGMLVSIFIASYTYWVTETYPIKLHLPLAIYYIRSFMFLMSGICAGLVASELRKRLTLTFQEIQAKEQIEGLFNQQVSKEMVEVLKEKQDFTARLDVTIMFLDIRDFTQKVQHLTAQEVNAFQNKFFSPVIEIINANNGIVNQIMGDGLMATFGAPIKDTTHYKSAWNATLKILDFLKSFRETNPEHRTLDIGMGMHCGEVLVGNIGTESRKQLSISGTPVIIASRIEQLNKEMESTVLISKALFDMLSDHIDQHETKGMIKMKGLDKEVEIVKVF is encoded by the coding sequence ATGAAAAAACTACTACCAGGTTACCTCAATACAGAAATTGTTAAATCTGAAATCAAGCGATTAGAGGTCTTTATTGGATTTTTATTGACTGGAGTAGCCTTGTCGCTCTTTATGCAGATCCGCCACTTCAACCTGATGCGGGATACCTTTCGCAATCCATTTTCCTTTCCGTTCATCTTACTCACCGCCGCGCTGATGATCGCTTTGTTCACAGCCGGAAGGAAGTGGGTACTGAGACTCCAACGAAAGGGCCGCAGATTACCAAGAACCTATTTTTGGTATACCGTGCTTATGGAAGTCTCTATCCCTTCACTATGGCTCGTCGTGACCTCTTTGATTGAAGAAACATCTTCATTGCTAGACTCACCCATTGTCTTTGTCTTCTTTATTCTGATCATAGTCTCTTCCCTCCACCTCGATTTTTGGCTCAGTGCCTGTATGGGAATGCTTGTATCCATTTTCATTGCCTCATATACCTATTGGGTCACAGAAACCTACCCTATCAAACTTCACCTCCCGTTGGCCATCTATTATATCCGGTCCTTCATGTTTCTGATGAGTGGTATATGCGCAGGACTGGTAGCAAGTGAATTAAGAAAAAGGCTTACACTCACCTTTCAGGAAATACAAGCCAAAGAGCAGATAGAAGGACTGTTTAACCAACAAGTATCAAAAGAGATGGTGGAAGTGCTCAAGGAAAAGCAAGACTTTACCGCCCGATTGGATGTGACCATTATGTTTCTAGACATACGAGATTTCACTCAAAAAGTACAGCACCTCACCGCTCAAGAAGTCAATGCTTTCCAAAATAAATTCTTTTCGCCGGTCATAGAGATAATCAATGCAAACAATGGCATTGTAAATCAGATTATGGGTGATGGGCTAATGGCCACATTTGGAGCTCCGATAAAAGACACCACCCACTACAAAAGTGCCTGGAATGCCACCCTCAAGATTTTGGATTTCCTCAAATCTTTTCGAGAGACAAACCCAGAACACCGCACACTGGACATTGGGATGGGAATGCACTGCGGCGAAGTATTGGTGGGCAACATAGGTACGGAATCGCGAAAGCAACTCTCCATATCCGGTACTCCGGTGATCATAGCCTCGCGCATAGAGCAGCTCAATAAAGAAATGGAAAGTACAGTGCTGATATCCAAAGCCCTTTTTGATATGCTCTCAGACCACATAGACCAGCATGAAACCAAAGGAATGATCAAAATGAAGGGGTTGGACAAAGAAGTGGAAATCGTGAAAGTCTTTTAA
- the moaCB gene encoding bifunctional molybdenum cofactor biosynthesis protein MoaC/MoaB — MVDITHKSNTLRIATAQAIVKVSSEETIRMIHEGAIPKGNVFEMSRAAGLLGVKKTPDLLPDCHPLPIEFTGITYEISGLEIKILMTVKTIYKTGVEVEAMHGASIVALNMYDMLKPVDKGVEIHHIKLISKKGGKSSNPPQTKGITAQVVVCSDSISAGEKEDRAGKAICERLKGFGLTDITYRVIPDEPDQIRGIIERNEAALLIFTGGTGAGPRDQTPDTIAPLLETRLNGVEETMRRYGQERMPFAMLSRSLAGIRKGQVILAVPGSTAGATEAMDAVFPGLFHIFHVLKGGGHD, encoded by the coding sequence ATGGTAGATATTACACATAAATCAAATACACTTAGAATCGCCACGGCGCAGGCCATCGTGAAGGTGAGCTCGGAGGAGACCATTCGGATGATCCACGAAGGGGCCATCCCCAAAGGGAATGTATTTGAAATGTCCAGGGCGGCGGGGCTGCTTGGAGTGAAGAAAACACCCGATCTCTTGCCCGATTGTCACCCATTGCCCATAGAGTTTACAGGCATAACGTATGAAATTTCCGGATTGGAGATCAAAATACTGATGACCGTTAAGACCATTTACAAAACGGGTGTGGAGGTGGAAGCCATGCATGGGGCTAGTATAGTGGCGCTGAATATGTATGACATGCTCAAGCCGGTAGACAAAGGAGTGGAGATCCATCACATCAAGCTGATATCCAAAAAGGGTGGAAAGTCCTCCAATCCACCACAAACCAAAGGGATCACCGCCCAGGTGGTGGTTTGCTCAGATTCCATTTCCGCTGGCGAAAAGGAAGATCGGGCGGGAAAAGCCATTTGCGAGAGACTAAAGGGTTTTGGTTTGACGGACATTACTTACCGCGTGATCCCCGATGAGCCAGATCAAATCAGGGGGATAATAGAAAGGAATGAGGCTGCCTTGCTCATATTCACCGGGGGTACAGGGGCAGGTCCCAGAGACCAGACACCCGATACCATCGCTCCACTATTGGAAACACGCCTCAATGGTGTGGAGGAAACCATGAGGAGGTATGGTCAGGAGCGAATGCCTTTTGCCATGCTCTCCAGGTCTCTGGCCGGAATCAGAAAAGGGCAGGTGATATTGGCAGTACCCGGCTCCACGGCCGGAGCTACGGAGGCCATGGATGCGGTATTCCCCGGGTTGTTTCATATCTTCCATGTATTGAAAGGAGGGGGACACGACTGA
- a CDS encoding Pycsar system effector family protein: protein MAGERSELLKEAQQFAENILNNELAPEIKYHSVDHTREVVRAALEIARKTGVSSEELEIVELAAWFHDLGYKRTIENHEEVSAEIALDFLSEKGYDDERAAKVVGCIMATKMPQNPKNDLQAILCDADLAHLAEENYCDKADLLQEELRRLNGKNISDIDWYRSNQRFITEHEFFTGYAKEKFTARVKKNLKKVNEKLMEMKNTEDEVSALKAQVEKLKVKIKKVKEVTPTRGVETMFRLTSKNHLELSAMADTKANIMISVNSIILSVLVSVLFRKLEEYPHLIIPAMLMTVVCLSTIVFAILATLPNVSKGTFTEEDIQNKRTNLLFFGNFHRMEMGKYEWGMKEMMKDADYLYTSLIRDIYFLGVVLGKKYRLLRISYTIFMFGFVVAVLAFGVAEVFFKAPYPY from the coding sequence ATGGCCGGAGAAAGATCCGAACTACTAAAGGAAGCCCAGCAATTTGCCGAAAACATTCTCAACAATGAGCTGGCACCTGAGATCAAATACCACTCAGTGGACCACACACGCGAGGTGGTGCGTGCGGCGCTGGAGATTGCCCGGAAGACTGGAGTAAGTTCTGAAGAGCTGGAGATAGTAGAACTGGCTGCTTGGTTTCATGATCTTGGCTACAAGCGAACCATTGAGAACCATGAAGAAGTAAGTGCTGAAATTGCATTGGATTTTTTATCTGAAAAAGGATACGATGATGAACGGGCGGCGAAGGTGGTGGGTTGTATCATGGCAACTAAAATGCCGCAGAATCCAAAAAATGATCTTCAGGCTATATTGTGTGATGCGGATCTGGCCCATCTGGCTGAGGAAAACTACTGTGACAAAGCAGATCTGCTGCAAGAGGAGCTTCGGCGACTGAATGGTAAGAATATTTCGGACATCGACTGGTATAGGTCCAACCAGCGATTCATTACTGAGCATGAGTTTTTTACTGGCTATGCCAAAGAGAAATTTACAGCAAGGGTGAAGAAGAACTTGAAAAAGGTGAATGAGAAATTAATGGAGATGAAAAACACAGAAGATGAAGTTTCAGCCCTGAAGGCTCAGGTGGAAAAACTGAAAGTTAAGATAAAGAAGGTAAAAGAGGTCACACCTACCCGTGGGGTGGAGACAATGTTTAGGCTTACTTCCAAAAATCACCTGGAGCTCAGTGCTATGGCAGATACCAAAGCCAACATTATGATTTCAGTGAATTCCATTATCCTGTCGGTACTGGTGTCTGTTCTTTTTAGGAAGCTTGAAGAATATCCGCACCTGATCATACCCGCTATGCTCATGACTGTGGTCTGTCTTTCTACTATCGTCTTTGCCATTCTGGCTACTTTGCCCAATGTGTCAAAGGGGACTTTCACAGAGGAGGACATACAGAATAAGCGAACAAACCTTTTGTTTTTTGGTAATTTTCATCGAATGGAGATGGGAAAGTACGAGTGGGGGATGAAGGAAATGATGAAAGATGCTGATTACCTCTACACCAGCCTGATACGGGATATCTATTTTCTGGGGGTAGTGCTTGGTAAAAAATACAGGCTTCTGAGGATCTCTTACACCATTTTCATGTTTGGGTTTGTGGTGGCAGTATTGGCATTTGGGGTGGCAGAAGTTTTCTTTAAAGCACCGTATCCCTATTAG